A genome region from Populus alba chromosome 3, ASM523922v2, whole genome shotgun sequence includes the following:
- the LOC118028573 gene encoding UPF0481 protein At3g47200-like isoform X1, with protein sequence MESGRPSSTNHELSHQVSLDIDRLAQSVTEELEISNPFSDTWCIYKVPERLRELNEKAYTPRLVSIGPIHHGNEKLKAMEDHKRMYLKEFIARTKVSVKGFIELIKVKETRLRNCYAETNGFSSEYFIKMILMDAAFVIMFLLKWTCTDFRESRDSIFYPPYKSVDVRVDICLLENQLPFFILEELCGLSPIFGNSPKATLIWLTHWFFSNEWGSWAVGEYLGRVDFSEVKHLVDFLTIYHRPTEQQQFGEHEVLTAPSVKELHQAGVKFLLSSSKHLLDIKFDRNKGRLEFPRLQLDDRTEIIIRNMQAFEQCHGLKHGYVGDYIFLMGLFVSASKDVEMLVENRIIENWLPSNEEVVQLFYNLNKQNSVWSGTFLFKGLIKDLNAFCERPWNKWKANLKQNYFNTPWATVSVSGAVILLILTVIQSVCSILQVV encoded by the coding sequence ATGGAATCTGGTCGACCATCAAGCACTAATCATGAGCTGAGTCATCAAGTTTCGCTTGATATTGATAGATTAGCCCAATCCGTGACGGAAGAGCTGGAAATCTCAAATCCTTTCTCCGACACATGGTGTATATATAAAGTTCCTGAGCGATTACGCGAGCTGAACGAAAAGGCCTACACACCTCGATTAGTCTCTATAGGCCCAATTCACCATGGTAATGAGAAGCTAAAAGCCATGGAAGACCACAAAAGAATGTACCTGAAAGAATTCATTGCCAGGACCAAGGTAAGTGTGAAGGGTTTTATTGAATTGATCAAGGTGAAGGAAACAAGATTGCGTAATTGCTATGCGGAGACCAATGGGTTTAGTAGCGAATACttcataaaaatgatattaatggaTGCTGCCTTCGTCATTATGTTTTTGCTGAAGTGGACTTGCACAGACTTCAGAGAAAGCAGAGACAGCATTTTCTATCCTCCATACAAGAGTGTAGATGTAAGGGTTGATATCTGTTTGCTTGAAAATCAGCTCCCGTTCTTCATCCTCGAGGAGTTGTGTGGCCTCTCCCCTATATTCGGCAATTCTCCAAAAGCTACACTGATTTGGCTTACTCATTGGTTCTTTTCAAATGAATGGGGTTCTTGGGCAGTAGGGGAATATTTGGGGAGAGTAGATTTCTCCGAAGTGAAACATTTGGTTGACTTTCTTACAATTTATCATCGGCCAACTGAACAGCAACAGTTTGGGGAACATGAGGTTCTAACCGCACCCAGTGTAAAGGAGCTCCACCAAGCGGGGGTCAAGTTTCTGTTGAGTTCAAGCAAACATCTTCTTGACATAAAATTCGATAGAAATAAAGGGAGACTAGAGTTCCCACGACTACAGTTAGATGACAGAACAGAAATCATAATCAGGAATATGCAAGCCTTTGAGCAGTGCCATGGCCTGAAACATGGTTATGTTGGTGACTATATCTTCTTGATGGGTCTCTTTGTCAGTGCCAGTAAGGATGTGGAAATGCTTGTTGAAAATCGTATTATAGAAAACTGGCTACCGTCTAATGAGGAAGTGGTACAACTCTTTTACAATCTCAACAAACAAAATAGTGTGTGGTCAGGTACTTTTCTCTTTAAAGGTCTCATTAAAGATCTGAATGCATTCTGCGAAAGGCCATGGAACAAATGGAAGgcaaatttaaagcaaaattatttcaataccCCATGGGCAACAGTCTCTGTCTCAGGAGCTGTTATTCTTCTCATTCTGACTGTCATACAATCCGTCTGCTCTATACTTCAAGTAGTTTAG
- the LOC118028573 gene encoding UPF0481 protein At3g47200-like isoform X2 yields MESGRPSSTNHELSHQVSLDIDRLAQSVTEELEISNPFSDTWCIYKVPERLRELNEKAYTPRLVSIGPIHHGNEKLKAMEDHKRMYLKEFIARTKVSVKGFIELIKVKETRLRNCYAETNGFSSEYFIKMILMDAAFVIMFLLKWTCTDFRESRDSIFYPPYKSVDVRVDICLLENQLPFFILEELCGLSPIFGNSPKATLIWLTHWFFSNEWGSWAVGEYLGRVDFSEVKHLVDFLTIYHRPTEQQQFGEHEVLTAPSVKELHQAGVKFLLSSSKHLLDIKFDRNMQAFEQCHGLKHGYVGDYIFLMGLFVSASKDVEMLVENRIIENWLPSNEEVVQLFYNLNKQNSVWSGTFLFKGLIKDLNAFCERPWNKWKANLKQNYFNTPWATVSVSGAVILLILTVIQSVCSILQVV; encoded by the exons ATGGAATCTGGTCGACCATCAAGCACTAATCATGAGCTGAGTCATCAAGTTTCGCTTGATATTGATAGATTAGCCCAATCCGTGACGGAAGAGCTGGAAATCTCAAATCCTTTCTCCGACACATGGTGTATATATAAAGTTCCTGAGCGATTACGCGAGCTGAACGAAAAGGCCTACACACCTCGATTAGTCTCTATAGGCCCAATTCACCATGGTAATGAGAAGCTAAAAGCCATGGAAGACCACAAAAGAATGTACCTGAAAGAATTCATTGCCAGGACCAAGGTAAGTGTGAAGGGTTTTATTGAATTGATCAAGGTGAAGGAAACAAGATTGCGTAATTGCTATGCGGAGACCAATGGGTTTAGTAGCGAATACttcataaaaatgatattaatggaTGCTGCCTTCGTCATTATGTTTTTGCTGAAGTGGACTTGCACAGACTTCAGAGAAAGCAGAGACAGCATTTTCTATCCTCCATACAAGAGTGTAGATGTAAGGGTTGATATCTGTTTGCTTGAAAATCAGCTCCCGTTCTTCATCCTCGAGGAGTTGTGTGGCCTCTCCCCTATATTCGGCAATTCTCCAAAAGCTACACTGATTTGGCTTACTCATTGGTTCTTTTCAAATGAATGGGGTTCTTGGGCAGTAGGGGAATATTTGGGGAGAGTAGATTTCTCCGAAGTGAAACATTTGGTTGACTTTCTTACAATTTATCATCGGCCAACTGAACAGCAACAGTTTGGGGAACATGAGGTTCTAACCGCACCCAGTGTAAAGGAGCTCCACCAAGCGGGGGTCAAGTTTCTGTTGAGTTCAAGCAAACATCTTCTTGACATAAAATTCGAT AGGAATATGCAAGCCTTTGAGCAGTGCCATGGCCTGAAACATGGTTATGTTGGTGACTATATCTTCTTGATGGGTCTCTTTGTCAGTGCCAGTAAGGATGTGGAAATGCTTGTTGAAAATCGTATTATAGAAAACTGGCTACCGTCTAATGAGGAAGTGGTACAACTCTTTTACAATCTCAACAAACAAAATAGTGTGTGGTCAGGTACTTTTCTCTTTAAAGGTCTCATTAAAGATCTGAATGCATTCTGCGAAAGGCCATGGAACAAATGGAAGgcaaatttaaagcaaaattatttcaataccCCATGGGCAACAGTCTCTGTCTCAGGAGCTGTTATTCTTCTCATTCTGACTGTCATACAATCCGTCTGCTCTATACTTCAAGTAGTTTAG